One window of the Cydia amplana chromosome 26, ilCydAmpl1.1, whole genome shotgun sequence genome contains the following:
- the LOC134660189 gene encoding uncharacterized protein LOC134660189, whose product MSTPYVKLEQPLNEYALLCRGCLAESGEMKNMQEWGLADDFYRIAEVPKRDNVTELLCTNCEESLLRCRGFKQRCQDSDAFLKDTAKKKTQDTPENTITCVLNANKLNIIITAQDMESKILLPCPYAVGNRCSEKYLKKRYLYNHLVKHHSLSEKLVIECQYYCSYEECSYFVNAGKNKFFTERKYLNQHYNKVHRSKIVCGQCSLSFTDSEYERHLKVCNVTYLCQICNIEYKNNERLLVHLMRKHPQIHEEYKRGRKKKISETTTECKRIKIEEKLDYICDSPKRTLATQTRPEENIKNDVALPSWKSDGEAKTDEISTQTVFEDLLSLKSQTSEDDSIFFSETVSLSDIQTQTFPIEFGLSRCNKETATETQSPDLSIKETQTCLCLYDSKFKLFDSVSSSPLTLTSTETQTGDKFGVKDDMLFHSTETQTCFEEEL is encoded by the exons ATGTCTACTCCCTATGTAAAATTAGAGCAGCCATTGAACGAGTATGCGTTACTATGCCGTGGTTGCTTAGCTGAGTCAGGAGAGATGAAAAATATGCAGGAATGGGGTTTGGCGGACGACTTTTATAGGATTGCCGAG GTGCCAAAAAGAGACAATGTGACTGAACTTCTATGTACAAATTGCGAAGAGAGCTTGTTGCGGTGCCGGGGCTTCAAACAGCGGTGTCAGGATTCCGACGCCTTCCTCAAGGACACTGCTAAG AAAAAAACTCAAGACACACCAGAAAACACTATAACCTGCGTCCTAAACGCCAACAAGCTAAACATTATCATCACGGCCCAAGACATGGAATCTAAAATCCTCCTCCCGTGCCCCTACGCCGTCGGTAACAGATGCTCAGAGAAATACTTGAAGAAGAGATACTTGTACAACCATTTGGTGAAACATCACAGCTTGTCGGAGAAGCTGGTTATAGAGTGCCAGTATTACTGCAGTTATGAGGAGTGCTCATACTTCGTCAATGCag GTAAGAACAAGTTTTTCACCGAACGTAAATACCTAAATCAACATTACAACAAAGTACACAGATCGAAAATAGTCTGTGGACAATGCAGCTTGAGCTTTACCGACTCAGAATACGAACGACACTTAAAAGTATGCAACGTCACATATCTGTGTCAAATATGTAATATAGAGTATAAGAATAATGAGCGATTACTAGTACATCTGATGAGGAAACATCCTCAAATACACGAGGAATATAAAAGGGGGCGAAAAAAGAAAATCTCTGAAACTACCACAGAGTGTAAAAGGATTAAAATCGAAGAGAAACTTGACTATATCTGTGACAGCCCTAAAAGGACTTTGGCTACTCAAACGCGTCCagaagaaaatataaaaaacgacGTTGCGTTACCTTCATGGAAAAGCGACGGCGAAGCGAAAACTGATGAGATTTCAACGCAAACAGTCTTCGAAGATTTACTCTCGCTCAAATCCCAAACAAGCGAAGATGACTCAATTTTCTTTTCAGAAACAGTCTCGTTATCTGACATTCAAACTCAAACATTCCCAATAGAGTTCGGTTTAAGTAGATGTAACAAGGAGACGGCTACTGAAACGCAGTCGCCGGATTTGAGTATAAAAGAAACTCAGACTTGTCTATGTCTGTACGATTCGAAGTTTAAATTGTTTGACAGCGTGTCTTCGAGTCCGTTGACTCTGACGTCAACGGAGACTCAGACGGGAGACAAGTTTGGTGTGAAGGATGACATGCTGTTTCATTCTACTGAAACGCAGACTTGCTTTGAGGAGGAGTTGTGA
- the LOC134660046 gene encoding proteoglycan 4, protein MKIPETSANVGAYYGNEENGQWQPNGVIIDSGVPGGVVGSGDGLHPQPVYPVHHIPRGHIPGYVMAGAYYAGAGYGAAPAPPDDFADYMWMENEEEFDKQVMQQLEEEALMEQCIEAMLEDEQRELERHNPHYPTTSNGNPSLSLEETVSRSTLNPLAAEFVPTFVPRGARTEEKKVAEVKSTEETQKEPSEGAEAPQVTAEVKTEEPLPPVDPPEVSAADVQPIDKRRDSKKDSKTKPETKKPVKPEPKKTSKPVVVKSETKVAPKKKEVKAVKSEPRLEEREKEDAPVIVAELPKVAPSPAPLPAPAPATPPEPAGPKPINYAAAARANKPKLAPPPTTITTTTTAKKPTVQRKNSAK, encoded by the exons ATGAAAATTCCGGAGACTTCAGCTAATGTTGGTGCTTATTATGGGAACGAGGAAAATGGACAGTGGCAG CCAAACGGAGTTATAATAGACAGCGGAGTGCCCGGTGGAGTAGTGGGCAGTGGCGACGGTCTGCACCCACAGCCTGTATACCCTGTACATCACATACCGAGGGGACATATACCCG GCTACGTGATGGCGGGCGCGTACTACGCAGGCGCGGGGTacggcgcggcgccggcgccgcccgacGACTTCGCCGACTACATGTGGATGGAAAACGAGGAGGAATTCGACAAGCAG GTGATGCAGCAACTCGAAGAGGAGGCGCTCATGGAGCAGTGCATAGAGGCCATGCTGGAGGACGAGCAGAGGGAGCTGGAGAGGCACAACCCCCACTACCCCAC GACGAGTAATGGCAACCCGTCTTTATCGCTAGAGGAGACGGTATCAAGATCGACGCTTAACCCTCTCGCTGCCGAGTTCGTGCCCACCTTCGTGCCTAGGGGCGCACGCACAG AAGAAAAGAAAGTGGCAGAAGTAAAGAGCACAGAAGAGACACAGAAAGAGCCCAGCGAAGGGGCGGAGGCGCCGCAGGTCACGGCAGAAGTCAAAACAGAAG AGCCCCTCCCCCCCGTAGATCCGCCGGAAGTGAGCGCGGCCGACGTCCAACCCATAGACAAGAGACGTGACAGCAAGAAGGATAGCAAAACGAAACCAGAGACTAAGAAACCGGTCAAACCGGAACCTAAGAAGACTAGTAAACCTGTTGTCGTCAAATCAGAGACCAAG GTTGCGCCCAAAAAGAAGGAAGTGAAAGCGGTGAAGAGTGAGCCGCGGTTAGAAGAGAGGGAGAAGGAAGATGCGCCAGTGATtgttgctgagttgcctaag GTGGCCCCCTCGCCCGCCCCCttgcccgcccccgcccccgccacgCCCCCGGAGCCGGCCGGGCCCAAGCCCATCAACTacgcggccgccgcgcgcgccaACAAACCCAAGCTCGCGCCACCACCCACCAccatcaccaccaccaccaccgccAAGAAACCCACCGTGCAGAGGAAAAACAGCGCCAAGTAA